One Pseudomonas tolaasii NCPPB 2192 genomic window carries:
- a CDS encoding Nif3-like dinuclear metal center hexameric protein, with amino-acid sequence MAVPLSTLVEEADRYLGSAKIADYCPNGLQVEGRPQVMRIVSGVTASQALLDAAVEAQADLVLVHHGYFWKGENPCITGMKQRRLKTLLKHDISLLAYHLPLDVHAEVGNNVQLARQLDITVEGPLDPNNPKIVGLVGSLAEPLSPRDFARRVQDVMGREPLLIEGSEMIRRVGWCTGGGQGYIDDAIAAGVDLYLSGEASEQTFHCARENDISFIAAGHHATERYGVQALGDYLARRFALEHLFIDCPNPI; translated from the coding sequence ATGGCCGTCCCCCTTAGCACCCTCGTCGAGGAAGCGGACCGCTACCTCGGCAGCGCAAAAATTGCCGATTACTGCCCTAACGGCCTGCAAGTGGAGGGGCGCCCGCAGGTGATGCGCATCGTCAGTGGCGTGACCGCCAGCCAGGCGCTGCTGGACGCCGCCGTGGAAGCTCAGGCCGACCTGGTGCTGGTGCACCACGGTTATTTCTGGAAGGGCGAAAACCCCTGCATCACCGGCATGAAGCAGCGCCGCTTGAAAACCCTGCTCAAGCACGACATCAGCCTGCTGGCTTACCACCTGCCGCTGGATGTGCATGCCGAGGTGGGCAACAACGTGCAGCTCGCCCGCCAGCTGGACATCACCGTCGAAGGCCCGCTGGACCCGAACAACCCGAAAATCGTCGGCCTGGTGGGCTCGCTGGCCGAGCCGCTGTCACCGCGAGACTTCGCACGTCGCGTGCAGGATGTGATGGGGCGCGAGCCGCTGCTGATCGAAGGCAGCGAAATGATCCGCCGCGTCGGCTGGTGCACCGGCGGTGGCCAGGGCTACATCGATGACGCGATTGCGGCGGGTGTCGACCTGTATTTGAGTGGCGAAGCCTCCGAGCAGACTTTTCACTGCGCGCGGGAAAACGACATCAGCTTCATCGCCGCCGGCCACCATGCCACCGAGCGCTACGGCGTGCAGGCGCTGGGCGATTACCTGGCGCGGCGGTTTGCGCTTGAGCATCTGTTCATCGATTGCCCCAACCCGATCTAA
- the cysD gene encoding sulfate adenylyltransferase subunit CysD, whose translation MVDKLTHLKQLEAESIHIIREVAAEFDNPVMLYSIGKDSAVMLHLARKAFFPGKLPFPVMHVDTRWKFQEMYKFRDKMVEELGLDLITHINPDGVAQNINPFTHGSAKHTDIMKTEGLKQALDKHGFDAAFGGARRDEEKSRAKERVYSFRDSKHRWDPKNQRPELWNVYNGNVNKGESIRVFPLSNWTELDIWQYIYLEGIPIVPLYFAAEREVIEKNGTLIMIDDDRILEHLSDEDKARIVKKKVRFRTLGCYPLTGAVESEAETLTDIIQEMLLTRTSERQGRVIDHDGAGSMEDKKRQGYF comes from the coding sequence ATGGTCGACAAACTGACGCATCTGAAACAGCTGGAGGCGGAAAGCATCCACATCATCCGCGAGGTCGCCGCCGAGTTCGACAACCCGGTGATGCTCTACTCGATCGGTAAAGATTCCGCCGTGATGCTGCATCTGGCGCGCAAGGCCTTCTTTCCGGGCAAGCTGCCGTTCCCGGTGATGCACGTCGACACCCGCTGGAAATTCCAGGAGATGTACAAGTTCCGCGACAAAATGGTCGAAGAGCTGGGCCTGGACCTGATCACCCATATCAACCCGGACGGCGTGGCGCAGAACATCAACCCGTTCACCCACGGCAGTGCCAAGCACACCGACATCATGAAGACCGAGGGCCTCAAGCAAGCCCTGGACAAGCATGGTTTCGACGCAGCGTTCGGCGGTGCCCGTCGCGATGAAGAGAAATCCCGCGCCAAAGAGCGTGTGTACTCGTTCCGCGACAGCAAGCATCGCTGGGACCCGAAAAACCAGCGCCCGGAGCTGTGGAACGTCTACAACGGCAACGTCAACAAGGGCGAGTCGATCCGCGTGTTCCCGCTGTCCAACTGGACCGAGCTGGACATCTGGCAGTACATCTACCTGGAAGGCATCCCGATCGTGCCGCTGTATTTTGCCGCCGAGCGTGAAGTGATCGAGAAGAACGGCACGTTGATCATGATCGACGACGACCGCATCCTCGAGCACCTGTCCGACGAAGACAAAGCCCGGATCGTCAAAAAGAAAGTCCGTTTCCGTACCCTTGGCTGCTACCCGTTGACGGGCGCGGTGGAGTCTGAAGCCGAGACGCTGACGGACATCATTCAGGAAATGCTCCTGACGCGAACTTCCGAGCGCCAGGGCCGTGTCATCGACCACGATGGTGCAGGCTCGATGGAAGATAAAAAACGTCAGGGTTATTTCTAA